In a single window of the Melioribacteraceae bacterium genome:
- a CDS encoding T9SS type A sorting domain-containing protein, translating into MRNMKISVVKFLSLLVAMLMLGSFSTFAQVSVTLPSVVGTSGQTTSGNVTVGDLTGQNVTAFQFTITYDKSVAYITGADNAGTLSASNALTVNADTANGKISVAWASATALSGSGTLLKLNFLFRGFGNAVLALNNTFMFNAGTPAATTTNGNALTAATLITVNDVTAKTGENIMIPLSATNLTSGQNVVSYNYELTYDAAKIDITGYELANTLSSDGNASINLNTAGVVKFAWASATNLVGNGVLMYLKGKVKNVAGTANVALTSFLFNNGVPTNTTKNGVVTITTTNVAPTLAFSPAGPIFVTDEQKPLTFTLVGTDPGDVLTYSVVGEMPTGASLNATTGVFTWTPNYDQGGKNYSVSFKVTDQGGLSATKLASIIVYNVNRGLHFTQTPADLVTVQVHNKPVFYTFTWKAVDDDGDPVIYALLAGPGGSSITTDGVFSWAPTVEQAGKTFVVTVQATDGELSVTKSVQVKASDNVTGVQDELVPTTFELMQNYPNPFNPSTTIKFGIPSTSNVKLVVMNILGEEVAQLVNRVMAAGYHQVEFNASKLNSGMYIYKIEANDFVSIKKMILIK; encoded by the coding sequence ATGAGAAATATGAAAATAAGCGTTGTTAAGTTTCTGAGTCTTCTCGTAGCGATGCTTATGCTAGGATCATTCAGTACATTTGCTCAGGTTAGTGTAACATTACCAAGTGTAGTGGGGACCTCCGGTCAGACTACAAGCGGAAATGTTACGGTTGGTGATCTTACAGGACAGAATGTAACAGCTTTTCAATTTACAATTACGTATGATAAAAGTGTTGCATATATAACTGGAGCTGATAACGCTGGTACATTATCTGCGTCGAATGCTCTCACTGTAAACGCCGATACGGCAAATGGAAAAATTTCTGTGGCATGGGCAAGTGCAACCGCACTCTCAGGTTCGGGAACTCTCCTAAAATTGAATTTCCTATTTAGAGGTTTTGGTAACGCAGTTTTAGCATTGAACAATACATTTATGTTTAACGCTGGAACTCCAGCTGCTACAACCACTAATGGAAACGCTTTAACAGCTGCTACATTGATCACAGTTAATGATGTTACTGCAAAGACGGGTGAAAATATTATGATCCCACTTTCAGCTACAAATTTAACATCAGGTCAAAATGTAGTTTCTTATAACTATGAATTAACTTATGATGCAGCAAAAATTGACATCACAGGTTACGAGCTTGCCAATACTTTAAGTTCAGATGGCAATGCCTCTATAAACTTAAACACTGCCGGTGTAGTAAAATTTGCATGGGCAAGTGCTACAAATTTGGTTGGTAACGGTGTTTTAATGTATTTGAAAGGAAAAGTGAAAAATGTTGCTGGAACAGCAAATGTAGCTTTAACTTCGTTTCTCTTTAATAATGGCGTTCCAACAAATACAACAAAAAATGGCGTTGTTACAATCACAACAACAAATGTTGCTCCTACATTAGCTTTTTCTCCAGCGGGACCGATATTTGTAACAGATGAACAAAAACCACTTACATTCACATTAGTTGGAACAGATCCAGGTGACGTGCTTACATACTCAGTAGTTGGTGAAATGCCAACAGGCGCTTCATTAAACGCTACTACCGGTGTATTCACATGGACTCCTAACTACGATCAGGGCGGAAAAAACTATTCAGTTAGTTTCAAAGTTACTGACCAGGGTGGTTTATCAGCTACAAAATTAGCATCCATTATTGTGTACAATGTTAACAGAGGTTTGCACTTCACACAAACTCCTGCTGATCTCGTAACAGTACAAGTTCACAATAAACCTGTATTTTATACTTTCACATGGAAAGCAGTTGATGATGATGGAGATCCAGTGATCTACGCATTGCTAGCTGGTCCTGGTGGAAGTAGCATTACTACAGATGGTGTATTCAGCTGGGCTCCAACTGTTGAACAAGCCGGAAAAACCTTTGTAGTTACTGTTCAAGCTACTGATGGTGAATTATCAGTAACTAAATCAGTTCAGGTTAAAGCTAGTGATAATGTAACTGGCGTTCAGGATGAATTAGTTCCAACTACTTTTGAACTAATGCAAAATTATCCAAATCCATTTAATCCATCTACAACAATTAAATTTGGCATTCCATCTACATCGAATGTTAAATTAGTTGTAATGAATATTTTGGGTGAAGAAGTTGCGCAATTAGTAAATAGAGTAATGGCAGCTGGTTATCATCAAGTTGAATTCAATGCATCAAAATTAAATTCAGGTATGTACATCTACAAAATTGAAGCAAATGATTTTGTTTCTATTAAAAAGATGATTCTTATTAAGTAA